The Delphinus delphis chromosome 13, mDelDel1.2, whole genome shotgun sequence DNA window ATTAGAAATGTCACCCCATAAATTAGGTAACTTCCCTGCACgtgatttctcatctgtaaactaagGGCTAGACCACATGATTACTTAGATTTCCTTCTACCTTTAGGATTCTTCATTAAACAGAGCTTCATGGGTGTTGTGAATTCTTTTCCCTACTCCTTCCAGCCTCTTACCTTCCCACGAAAGGCTCTGAGGTCGATGCTGTGGTTTCTGTATCTAAAAGACCTTCTGGCTCTTGTGGTATATAGTTTGTGACACAGTGATAATGGCAGAGAGTCAGACGCATTTCCTGAAACATGGCAATCCTCtggctttttcttcccttttagatTCATAGAACCAAGAACTAACAATCCCATCAATCATTGCGCGGGAATAAACAATACTGCTAAACTTGTCAGCTTTTTGATCCTTACCAGATCTTTTCTTTTAGCCCAGTTCTTAGaaaacagcctttttttttaccaaggcttttatttttctttgtggtgGTGTATTTGCTGTGCCAGGGATAGACTACTGAGGTCACATGATTTTAGGACTCAGAAAATCACATAGTAATAAAAGAGGAACGAagctaaatacaaaagaaatttctttaaaagttacaaactaaatgcaaaagaattgtatatataaaataattcatttttaaaagaaacttggaGGCAAACTATCTCATACCCAGCTTAATATGTCAATTTCTTTAACTAGTCTATTGAAGACACTAAATAAATGGTTTCCACAGTACCAAGCTTGCATTCATTTCAGGTGGAATTTATGTTCAATGCCACAAAATCTCCACCATCTTTCAGTTAAAGAAAAGACCCTGTGTGGGCTGCAGTAGAATTGATCTGTGTTAGCCAGGATTGTTGACTCTGGATTAGAGCCTGATTGGGAGGCAACCCCAGGCAGTTTATGGACTGCAGATTGGCTACAGGTCAGAAATACATGGTAGGGCATGTAGTTGGCAAGTAGTGATAGTCTCATTCTGTAAGTGACAATTCATCTCCCACGCGATGGTCCTGAATCTCCTCTCGTACCTAATTCCTCCCTATGCTATAAGGTTAAATGCAAGTTCATCTTCCTCTACAAAATCTGCTCTGACCATTGCAGTCCATGAAGATTATTGTTTTGTTTGAACTAAAAGCACAACGATTTGACTCATTTATCAACTAATCATGTTCCGTCTTGTAAAATTatgttgtattttctttcatccttATTCGGGGTATGCGTGCcttgacagaaagtagattatggATTACATTTTTGGAATTTTCATCTTTGGGCCTGATACTGTATATTGGAGGTATTTAACTAGATTTGCTCAAGACTTAGCCTTTAGTGACACTGTCACCAAAAATATTGCAAAAAGCATAGTTAACTGTaagcaaagttttaaaatgtgctgATGTATCTTCTTGATTCTATTCATGTTTCCAGGAAACCACAATATCCTCCGACTTTATCGTGTATTTAGGTAACCAGtagcttcagtttcttccctCTGATTATCAAGGATTGTGTCCAGGGACGAATTTTGCTTTAATTACTTAACTATCttagaatatttaaatttcatctgttttttttcacAAGAGAATTAACAGTTTTATCTGATTTTACTGGTGAAATAACAGACTTTATCACCCTTCAGAGGAGTTTCACATGAGCAAGtttggaagggaaagagagactAAGGTagagtgatggtggtgatgatagaCCTTAGATGGGGGAAACCTTACAACTTTGACAGCAATCTCCTCTAGCAACCCATCTGGCTCAAAGACTAGAAACAGCAACATCTTCAACCAAAAAGTCCTGGTAAGATATTTGGCACCAACCCAAACGCAGAACTACTCACTGCCAGGGGGTTGATCAATGCAGACATTTTCTAAGAAGAATTTCACATCAGTAGTGGAGATATCTGTATCCCTGCATTAAGGAAGGCTGGTTGTTGATGGTTGCTATGCACCTCTTCCTGAGCAATGGTTATACTTTGTATagaccttaaaaaagaaaaagagtacatTCACAGTCAGCAAACATCTACCCTGAGAGCCCTACTCAGTGAAGAAAGGATGTTATAAGAGAGGAAAACTTTAgtgcaaaaatatatattggcAGCCCTCAAAACACCTGACCTCAAAAACCATtcattaattaaagaaatatacatcCATCAACCATAATACATTTAGGAGGATTTAGCATCAATAGGgttcaaattttagaaaattctaatGTAAAATCATTGTAAATCTTCCAAACGATGTAATAATACTGGCTGGCTAACTACCtaatcatcatcttcatcattatTTATCCAAAGACATGGAACCTTTTAGTTTTGACCCTGTACCAAAATgacaatgtaaaaaataaagttttgtgtAAATTGATGAATATGTGCATCATTTTCTTACATGTAGAAAAATGATTCGAATTATGTAGCAGTTTTCAGATATGTCCATGGAGCAGCCTGTTGTTGACATTTAATCTTGATCACCTCAGAACTCCTGAAGGGTACAATGTTTTCTGGATTGTAGAGGTGAGGAAATATTCCTCCTTCTTACCTAATAGCAGAGAAATGTTTCTATTCTAGGGATGTCTTCATAAGCCTTCCTCTATCCATCTGTATAACCCACAAATCAGAAAGTTGTACCAAATGGCAAATCATTTTGCTAACCTCAAGAGTGGAAAGTACATCAAGTATTTAGTGGGTGATGGTGTAATTCAAAGGTATGTGGTGGTAGTTTTCATGTCATCACTGTTTTTGGCATTGGCCCTTGGCATCACCCATAGCCATTGTAACAACggaagaaattaaaaccaaggCAGGAGAGGTTAGGGCAGTGGGTGAAATGGCAAGTGATGTTCCTTCAGGAGAAATATTAGAAGAATTACCATAGTTATGCCTCTGAATAGCTCTTCCCTTTTTTCAAGGCCTAGAAAATATTCGGCAGATTTGCCAAATACAGCATATTTGCCGTTGGAGAACAGAGGGTTCAGTATTTCAGAACgtaagattttaaaacattgcttttgaaatgatttcaaatcagtgtttttaaagGTTGTCATTTCAgctgtgaaattttttaaattaaaaaggaatattttgtaTGCATATAATAGAAAGGTCATCCTGCAGGATTACAGGCAGAATATCCCCCTAGGTTTTTCTATTCCATTACTCATATATAATTTCAGTCTCCCTCTAGCACACCTGCATCATCTTGGACAGTTTTTTCTATTCCCTGTGACTGTTTTTCCTAGCACCACACTCCTGATTCCAAGAGacactggcttaaaaaaaaaaaaaaaggctataacTCTTTAAGTTCTACTATTGCTGTGGCAATAGCCATGGTGGGTATCACATAGCTTTTTGTTCCATATTACCTGACATGATATAAAAAGATAGGTACTAAGTGAAATCATAGAAGAGTCCTTACTCCTGAAGCTGCTCTGAACTAGTTAACTCACTGAGTCACAGAATAGAGGCATTCCAAGTTTTTACCCTTGAAAGCTAAATTGACGTTGCTTTGCAGGAAGGCAAAGGAAAACCAATTTTAATCATAAGTACTTATTTTTCCTCCTACACAGGCCCACCAAGACCATCACTATGACCGATGGGGACTATGATTATCTGATCAAACTCCTGGCCCTTGGAGATTCGGGAGTGGGGAAGACGACATTTCTTTATCGCTACACAGACAATAAATTCAATCCCAAGTTCATCACGACAGTAGGGATAGACTTTCGGGAAAAACGTGTGGTGAGTTTTTAACCATACTGTTAACTGGTTGCTGATCCTACTATATAAGATAAGGattaagggcttccttggtggcgcagtggttgagagtccgcctgccgatgcaggggacatgggtttgtgccccggtctgggaggatcccacatgccgcagagcggctgggcccatgagccatggccactgagcctgcgcgtccggagcctgtgctccacaacgggagaggccacaacagtgagaggcccacgtaccacaaaaaaaaaaaaaaaaaaaaaaaaaaaaaaagataaggattaAGAAGCTATGTTTATTGCATTGCAAGGTGACCGTCTTTTATCACATGAAATTCATAACCTGTCACTTTAAtccaatttaaatattattttttactgtCTCAATTATAAATAACATGTTGCTTAGAAAAAATTGAGTGGCACTATCACTTGCCCCCAGAAGTACACAGGGCAACTAAAATCATTTATGGGTTTGCATAGTGTGTTTTCTATGAATTCTTAAGGAAACTTTCAAAACATGAATTAGTATCTAAAATCATTAACTCTTTATCTGAGTTCCTCAATAAAAACAAGTGTTCATTTCCCTATGCttacaaaaaaagttaaaagaatgatTGGCAAATAGCTGGAACGTGAGCTTTGTGAGTTCctgctgcatttttatttatgtgtagACTCAGCCATCAATCACTAGCTTCTTATGAACAGAATGTGAGACCAATCCTTGCTATTTTTCAAGATAAGGGATTTTAAGTGAGAATCACAACCACTTCCTTCTCCTATGCTAGACGCTAATGACAAGGATATTGTGACATGTGAGACGTGTAACATAGGCACAGAAGCTTAGCCAGATTTACTGCCACCCAAGGTATTCTTGATTGCCAAGATGGCGGTGGCTTCCAGTTGATATCacaaatccaaaacaacaaacaaagaaaatgatgttGAGAAGTTAAATCATGGTTCCTTATAATGTCCTGTACCTTATCTGAAAGTCCAGTACTATAGTCTTAGCAAACTTGCTCCCAACCCTTCCAGGGTTTTTCTGTGCCTTCTCCCCTCCcaattccccacccccaaccccaatcTAGGTATAAATCTTTGCAAAGCTTATCTTTAAAACATCTTCACTAAGCCATAAGTAAAAGAActggataaatattaaaatttctatgCTTTGTTTAAATAAGAAGTCAAAatgccatcatttaaaaaatttaaacttttctaaaaagAGCCCTTGAAGGAACGACTAGCAAGGAAAGACTTGAAATATCCTGTGTAAACTTATTGAGAAATTccatgtgtttttcattttgaaagtcCAGTTCACAGTAGAGGATATTCAGgtatttgtaaagcattttactgttttaaaaatgccTTCACATCTGCTATTTCATTCAAGTTAGCAGTATCTCTGTAAAGTAGGAGGAAATGATGGGTCTAAATTTGCTAAAGGAAAATAAGATTCTATGAAGTTAAATGAAGAGTCTATATTTGAATGTAGAAGTTGGGTCCTAAATCTAATGTTTGCTGCCTCCATGAGGAAATGACAGAAGGTGTCTAATTTAAGTTTGCAGGATGCCTAAATTGTTTTGAAAACCATACTTATACTTGACATTTAAAAGTGAGAGTATATGTGATACTTCTGGGGAAACAAAacagagcaaatatttattttgcactATGAACTTTGATTAtagtaatgaagaaaaaatatgctgAGTGAACCCAGAGAATTTGAATGCTGACATAATCCAAAGCAGTATCAACTGATGACATTTGTATTTTTCAGGTTTATAACACACAGGGACCAAATGGGTCAACAGGGAAAGCAGTTAAGGTACATCTTCAGCTTTGGGACACAGCAGGACAAGAGAGGTAACAGTGAATTACTTTGTTTCTAGCTACAAATATCTTAGGAAAACTTATTTTAATGTGAACGCTGTATGTGGTATGTGGACTTGTAAGGATATGCAACTCTCCTTCTggtttcaaaataaacatttgtatcaaaaaataaaaataaattacttgtaGTTCATCGACTATAACTAGCACTGTGTATTTGGTACAGATTTCAAAAATCAGATTTTCAGAAATCTCTGTGAAAATTCTTATGCATTGTCTTTGTACTTTGtaataggggaaaaaagaaaaaaacttctccAGAATTTAATTAAATTGAGGTGGGAAATTGACATTGTTACAAGTACTACTTGAAGAGGGAGTTGAAGAAAAGGTGTTAATATCTTTCTCATCTCTTCCTGCCCTTACACACAGACTCTCATCCTGTGCCGTTTGACTGGCTTAACTCTCTGAGATTTTGGTCTCACCATCAGCCTCCAGCTGGAATGTTTTACTCCCTTTCCACCTTCCCTGAGCCTCTCCTTTCACCAGGCCTGGCTCACATTACACCTGCTTGTCGGGGCTCTTCTGAACACCCCAAGTGAAACAAACTCCCTCTTTCTTGAACTCCTACATCTATTCTTCCATCCCTTAAATTACTCAATTAATTATATACCACCTTGCAGTAAggtgaatcttttatttttatctgtaacTGCTGGTCTCTGATTCACTTGTGACCTTCTCACCCCAACACAATTGTGAGCTTTATAAGGGCAGAGGCCATACTTGGTTTTTCAGCCTCGTCTCTGGTACAGCGTCCAAGTCAAGAGACACTCAGTAGACAGTAGTGTGGCTTGTTGAGAGCTGGAGGTGCTATGCCATtatttgatgaaaatatatttctttgagaTTCAAACTTCCGGAGTGCAAAAGACCCCAAGCTAGTGAAGCTTTTCAATATTAGATTAAACAGAAATTGGCAATAGATTGTCAGAGAAGACATTTAGAAGGCACATACCTCCCAATTCTACATCACATGTCTTACAATGTTTATGCTGGTAAACACTTCAGTCTTTGAAATGAATCCAAAACATTCTCGCTTTCAGTGAGTGTAAACGCcaggagaggggctgggcccTCTCTGTGAGCTTTTTTGACTGTGAATTCCATTTACACACATCCTTCAACACGGCTGGTTCTTCTGAAGTCATTCCTTACAAGAATCTCTGTTCATATGTCAGTTTTGTTGTCACAAAGATGTATGTTTTATAGACcgatttaattcatttttgaagAAGGAATATGAGAAAATGTGGTTCCCATATGTCTTCGCACACGATATGTCAGCCTAGCGTGATGGCAGGCTTCTCTCATCTGTCCCCTTAAGACAGCTGCTCCAGGAGTGAAATAGGAAATACTAAGGACAGTCTTAGTACATCAAGGTTATTCATTCCTTGAGAATTTTGCATTCTGTATACAAAAGGTGCAGCTAAGCAGCAGGATGAACAATGCCTCACACCTCAACCCTGTGCCTGAGGACGGCTGGCAGTATAAGCCATGTAAGATAATGATTATTGATAAAAGGCACATTATGGGAAGGAGGACAGAAATCATACCCCTATGTAAACCTAAAGGATGTAGGGCACAGACTTAGTTCTCAGTGAGGGAGAAGGAGCTATAATGCGCCCTAGGATCTGTTTTCTGATGGGGTCCTAGCTTTCTCCACCCTGGGGCCACAATGAGGTTGGTGAgtgaagctagaaatcaataagcTTTCCCCTGGAGTAAACCCTGGAAAGTAAGGGGGTTAACAAGGGTACTGGGCTGAGTGGTCCAGGGTATGAAGCTGGTCCAGAGCAAGAGTATTTTACCCATGTTGCTGTGGATGCAGAAGTGTTTGCTCCAATGAGATCTTATCGAGCAAGTGtgttttaaagaaactgtcaTGTGCTGTGGGCAATGAGAGGGGGATAAGGCACAGTCTTATCCTCAAatcagacacacgcacacacacactcttaaggagaggacagagaggagACTATTGTGGCTGAGTTAGCCACACTCTTGTGGTTGGAGCAGGAGACAGTTTTGGGAGTACAGCTAGTTcccaaagacagagaaagaacccTTCAATAAAAGCCCTGTAATCTCCGAGCTTCTAGTGACTGGTAGGAACAAATCCACAGGAAGAAAACTGAGTAAAACTTTTGGTATTTCATAATCATCATGAGTATGTCCTACCAAAGGAAtcttattttggaaataaaaagtcattaaaatatctcttctgggcttccctggtggcgcagtggttgagagtccgcctgccgatgcaggggacacgggttcgtgccccggtccgggaagatcccacatgccgcggagcggctgggcccgtgagccatggccgctgagcctgcgcgcccggagcctgtgctccgcaatgggagaggccacaacagtgagaggcccccgtaccgcaaaaaaaaaaaaaaaaaaaaaaaaaactcttctccCTGCTTTGGTATTGAAAGTATTGTTCTCTATTGAAGTCATTTAACACTTTAATAATTTATatcctttgctattttctttctttatttctttatctatatTTGACAGGCATTTAGCGAGCCAAAAATGTGCTCAGGGCCATAGAAACGCAATGGATAGCAAGTTAGAGACAcagctccttttttcttggaGCTACCGGGGTAGAATTTGGACAAATAAACAATTGCAATAATAGCTTTAGGGCACTAACAGGAAAACAAAGAGTGGTTGTCAGGTGCACCAAGAGGAGCCCATAAGCTACATGAGGGTGTTGGGAAGTCAGCGTGGGGAGGTGATActgttatatgtaaatatacatactCATACACAATGTATGAGTGAATCTTATCCAGGCTAAAAGGATAGAAGGTAAAGGAAGCATGAAGGTGAGGCTTCCCACAGGAATAACAGTGTGTGTGAAAGCCCAGGGGAGAGTGTGAACTTTCTAAGAACCAAAAGAAGATCAGCTTGCCTGTGGGTAGTCAACAGATGAAGCTGGATAGATGAGCAAGGGTTAGTTCATGCAGAGCCTTGACGGATTGTTGAAAAGTTCAGTCATTATCTTAAGCAAAGTACcatcatttaaatgtttttagcAGAGGATTTATATAATCAGTGGGAAGAAATCAGGGAAGGGGAGGATCCCATACGACACTGGAGACAGGAAGACTGTTGAGAAGGCTGTTGAAATTATCCAGGTGGAAGATAATGGGTCCAAAACTAGAATAGTGGCAGGGTACGTGGACAGAAATGAGAAAGTCAGGAGATATTTGTTGATTGCTTGTATATAGCAGGTGAGGTAGAAAGGCTGTGGTGACCAAGGAGGATGGTGATGTCATTGACAGAAAATCAGGAGGAGGGGCCAGTTTGGTTTTAAACACATGAAGTTGAGGGTACCTTAGTTTCCTCCAAGTGGAAATATCAAACAAGTAATTGGGCATATGGTGCGGAGGGCAGGAAAAATCTAGACCTATAAATTTGGGGTTCAACATATAGGGGATAATAGAGCCAGGGAAGTGAATGAGATTAACCAGTGAATATATGTAGAGGAAGAAGGGGTCAAGAATAGAACCCAGAGGAAACCCAAGAATCTACAAATAGGCCAAAATAGGAGATCCAAAATTAGGAGGACATTTAGGATAGGAAGTGATACGCTTCTCTGTTTCAAAGTCATGTGCCTTTCTAAAAGTCAATTGCCAAATTCACTTCTTTATCAGTATAACCCAAACCTTCTCTGGACCTTACGTGTGATCTCTTGTTTCGCCCATTGCTGACATTGAAGTGGATCTCAAAGCATCTTCAACTTCCCTGAGGATGTTGGGGTCGAAGGGGTTGGAACAAGGGAAAGTCATCGCACATGAAGGAGTGCATTCTTCAGAATCCTCCATTAGAGATGAGACTTCTTGCTTTCTCTCCTCAACTACCAAgtctctctgcccttccctcaTTCCCCTAATCAAcatcctctttttcctttcttcactgtcGTCCTTCTCCTTAAGAGACATGCATGCCAGCCTAAAGCTCAGTTTTATCCCTAAGGAGTGCTTATAAAAGAGTTTTCTCACCTATGTTCTTCCTTACAAAAGAACCCTAGTTCCAGCTGCTAACAAGTTGTGATTTTCTGCATGTAATCACAGGCATTCATCTTCAGGCTACCATGTGCCAAGCTTCCTTCTGGGCACAGACAAGAAATTTGAAAAGTATAAGTTAAAGTCCCAACTCTAAAGTGGCTTCTATTTTAATTGTGGGCCACAAGATGCCCGTGAGCCAATGAGAGAAAGATTCCAAGGGGCTGTGTAAGCGAGCGTGTGGTTGAAGTTTACAAACTCTTGCACGCCTACCTGCTCTGGAACATAAAGCCGGGACGCGATCTTAAACAAATCCACAACGAGGTGTTCTCCCCGACCCTTCAGCAGTCTTTCTGCCCATTCGGCAGAATAATCCCGAGGGATGCCATGGGGAGTTCATATCTGAAAGGGAAATAGTGTTGTTTGTATTGTCATCAGAATTTGCATGTGGACTGACTTCCAGAACTATCCACTGTGCTTTTTTGGCAGATTCCGGAGCCTCACCACTGCGTTTTTCAGAGACGCCATGGGTTTCTTATTAATGTTTGACCTCACCAGTCAACAGAGCTTCTTAAATGTCAGAAACTGGATGAGTAAGTGGGACTGAGTAACTTCCGTTGGCCACGTTGCTTCTCTGCCTCACAAGATGAAACCAGATTGGGGACCACAGATTAACTCTAAAAAGTCACAGGTTTAGTGTTTCCTGTGTCACCTTCAAAGCGGTGGCTTTTACGTGGCTCATCCAAAGTGGCTTAAAATTGTGTTTTCCTTTGACGCCTTAGAAGAATCACCACCTATACGTAAGGACTTTATTGTTGCAATTGACAGGCCATTAATTCCACGTATCCAGTAAGTCTTGAAGGACTTCTTAAAACTAAATGAGTGGTCACATCTACTCCATCTAGCCTGGTGGGGACACAGAAAAACAGCAGCGTTTTCTGAGGGGGCATCTGGTACCTACAGTGTGTGCCCTTGCACGTGGGTTAACTAAAGTGTTAATGAACTAATGGGTTAATTAGGTGAGAAATTGTTTCAGAGCAGAGCAGCCACGTGAAAATACGGTAGCGTGTCAGTCAGCAAGCTGACGttgaaattttacttctttttagaaAAGTGTTCAAATGTGAGGAAGACTGGTACAGAAAAATCTCCAGCCTTCATGGCAATTTAAACATAATATAAAGTTTCAAAGTAGCCTAATCAGTTATTAAAGCCAGATTGATATGTCAGCACAGAAGCGTGGtatttgatttttcctttatttttttaactgatgtAGCACTAAAGACAATATTTCATTTGcatgttttaaattacaaatacCAGTTTTGATCCTAGTGGGACGTACCAGCAGTCGCATGGGGCTGGTGCTACTTGTCATTTCTAGATTTGTCAGGGCTGTCTGTGGCCagagtgatattttttaaaagactagatCATATTATTCCTCTGCTCGAAGTCCTTTGGGGATCTCCCATCTCACTTGGAATGCCTCTTTAATTCACTTTTACTCTGCCCCAGCTCACTGGCCTCCAGCTAAAGGTCTCTCCCCTGAGAAGCACAGTCCTGCCTTGGGGACTTTGATTTCTGTTCGCCTCTGCATTGATTTCTCTTTTCCGATTTATAGCGTGTGTTAGTTCTTTCATCTCCTTCAGGTTCTCGTTCAAACCTTATTTATCTCTTGGGAGAGGCTTTCCCTGACAGCCCCATCTAAAACAGTGCTCTTCACCACTCTGTATGCCCTCAATacactttctatttcatttggtCACTGCCACCACCTGAcacatattatatttattatattatattatatttattatattatttctttgtttacttgTGGTTTGGGTTCTTTCtaccactagaatgtaagctctataaAGGTGCGGACTTGGTCCTCTTTGTTCCATTGCGATACCCCAGATCACCTGGCTGAGTGTCTGGCTGTGTAGAttctcaaatatatacatatcttattattacatattatatataattattaatatatataaatgcttTAAATGTAAGTTCACTAACAGTGGGGAAAAATACCAACAAATTCTGACTTAATTCCTTCTCCAAATGAGTGTTTATCCTAGGAtctgtctccattttcttttgctattacaTTTCTTTATCCAAATTTTGGTGTTATTATTAGATTCTGGGGAGATAAGGAGATAATAAGATTATTCAGTTCTTTCAGAGACTGATTCGTTCATCATTTTTCAAGGTAGATGAGATGCTCCCTTATTACTGAAATTTCCAGAAAGATACAGTTGGGATTTAAGATAATTAATTGCCGTATCTAATAAGGCTTTAATTTCTAACATCCAAATAATTGGTGTTATAGAGTAAgcatttgtcttctttctctgacCTCAGCAAGGTTGCAAATAGCTTGCCTTGAGGTAGACCGTAAAATAGTCCCGTAACCTTGAAAACATAGATTGACAAGTGTTTTTTAtcgtttccttccttcctccctccctcccttccttcttcttctcctccttcttcttctctcctcctcctccccccaccccccttctcttTTAAACAGTGTCtcctggagaaaagagaaaaacaagtgacCTGTCTTAATATTGTTTCTACATGAATTTGTGGTGGTTCAAAAAGGTTCTGCTCTTATGGATCATCACCTTGAACTTCAGGAAAGGGAAATGTAGCAGCCTCCTAAAGGAAAGAGCAAACTTATGTACTTTAAGATCACGTTCCATTATCTCCACTtatatttgaagaataaatgGAATGAAAAACAGTATGTTCATCTCAAAGGGCATTTCCCCAGATAGAGAGGAGCACTGATAGGTATTCATACAAGCGCTTCATATACACTCTTATTAATCTTCACAACCTGCAACCTGTGAGGAATTAgctccattttctagatgaggaaactgtggctgGGAAGAGTTAAGCAACTTGGCTAATATAATGTAACGCGTAAGCAGCCAAGCTGCAGATGAACAATTAGATTAGGACTCTGAAGTATGAGCAGTCATTTGACATCTCTTGTTTATAACTAACTTGCTGGTTCCATCTGTTTTCTTTCCAAGGCCAACTGCAAGCAAATGCTTATTGTGAAAATCCAGATATAGTATTAATTGGCAACAAGGCGGACCTGTCAGACCAGAGAGAAGTCAACGAACGGCAAGCCCGGGACCTGGCTGACAAATACAGGTAAGTCAGTCATGTGGAGATGTCCTCTAAACTCGCACACTGCTGCTTATAATGGGGTAGGCTCACAAGATTGATATTAGAAGGGATACCTTTGATTCAGGAATGTCGCATGAATGAAAAAGATCTTCCAGAGGAATATATGTGATGTTTTTAATGAACTATTTCATAATActagcagctaacatttactgaatgcttattaTGTGCTAGCAACTGTTCCTAGGCTTTAACTCATCTAACCCCTCATAATCATATGTAGGAAATCTAGAGTTATCCCACTTTATATATGAGTAATTGAGACACAGAGGGATTGAGTAACTGATGGAAGGCCACATAGATAGTAAGTAGTAGAGCTAGAATTCAACCCAGGCAGACTGAAATCAGAGTCCATGCTTTTCAACACTGTACTCTACTGCCTCTCAGTCAATAACTACAAAACT harbors:
- the RAB27B gene encoding ras-related protein Rab-27B; amino-acid sequence: MTDGDYDYLIKLLALGDSGVGKTTFLYRYTDNKFNPKFITTVGIDFREKRVVYNTQGPNGSTGKAVKVHLQLWDTAGQERFRSLTTAFFRDAMGFLLMFDLTSQQSFLNVRNWMSQLQANAYCENPDIVLIGNKADLSDQREVNERQARDLADKYSIPYFETSAATGQNVEKAVETLLDLIMKRMEQCVEKTQVPDTVNGGSSGKLDGDKPAEKKCAC